From the Lolium rigidum isolate FL_2022 chromosome 2, APGP_CSIRO_Lrig_0.1, whole genome shotgun sequence genome, one window contains:
- the LOC124688688 gene encoding transcription factor IBH1-like 1: MQGSNQFKQALLESLLLELQKPGVVASRKMGFHGTKHAIRLAADAALVNVRGAGATRWSRTMRTAVELGNRRHLTPSAKSASGKTILRRCHRLRRSRMAVRARACGSTGVLARAFVRKRTTVLKRIVPGVEKLDDECTLLSETLDYAVCLRAQVDVMQLLVRALQVAKP; encoded by the coding sequence ATGCAAGGCTCTAATCAATTCAAGCAAGCGTTGCTCGAGAGTCTGCTTCTGGAACTCCAGAAGCCTGGCGTAGTGGCATCCAGGAAGATGGGATTCCACGGGACGAAGCACGCGATCAGGCTCGCGGCGGATGCCGCACTCGTGAACGTGAGGGGCGCTGGCGCGACGCGCTGGAGCCGAACCATGAGGACGGCGGTGGAGCTTGGGAACCGGCGGCATCTCACTCCCAGCGCCAAGTCGGCGTCCGGCAAGACGATCTTGAGGAGGTGCCACCGGCTGAGGCGCTCGAGGATGGCCGTCAGGGCGAGGGCGTGCGGCTCGACCGGCGTCCTCGCGAGGGCCTTcgtgaggaagaggacgacggtgTTGAAAAGGATCGTGCCGGGAGTGGAGAAGCTCGACGATGAGTGCACGTTGCTGAGCGAAACCTTGGACTATGCCGTGTGTCTCAGAGCTCAGGTCGATGTAATGCAGCTTCTCGTGAGGGCTCTTCAGGTTGCAAAACCCTAG
- the LOC124688687 gene encoding probable pectate lyase 4, giving the protein MAPKGLLILPVALLVFLVQVAAANPHHENVIDRCWRGRGNWAANRQRLAVCSVGFAGKMRQNRGAGVTPYTVTDPSDDPVRPRPGTLRYGATVLPGKVWITFQRDMHIRLAQPLFVKSFTAIDGRGADVHIAGGAGIVLYEVNNVIIHGLQVHDVRAQPAGRVLRPGGAVQTVDVGDGDAIRLVTSSKVWIDHNTLSRCEDGLLDVTLGSTDVTVSNNWFHDHDKVMLLGHDDGQLTDRRMRVTVAFNRFGPNVNQRMPRIRHGYAHVVNNFYDGWRDYAIGGSMGPSVKSQGNLFIASTPDSSNVTRRMPAGDAAGKEWHWHSVGDSFENGAFFQQMGSRVRPNYNRHQAFPAASSSVVRSLTKDAGALRCSARSAC; this is encoded by the coding sequence ATGGCGCCCAAAGGATTACTCATCCTCCCCgtcgccctcctcgtcttcctcgtccaaGTCGCCGCCGCGAACCCCCACCATGAGAACGTCATCGACCGGTGCTGGCGTGGGCGAGGCAACTGGGCAGCCAACCGCCAGCGGCTCGCCGTCTGCTCCGTAGGCTTCGCGGGGAAGATGCGGCAGAACCGTGGCGCCGGAGTGACCCCGTACACGGTCACCGACCCAAGCGACGACCCCGTGCGCCCCCGGCCCGGCACGCTACGGTACGGCGCGACGGTGCTGCCGGGGAAGGTCTGGATCACCTTCCAGCGGGACATGCACATCCGGCTGGCGCAGCCGCTCTTCGTCAAGAGCTTCACTGCCATCGACGGCCGCGGCGCGGACGTGCATATCGCCGGAGGCGCCGGCATCGTGCTCTACGAGGTGAACAACGTGATCATCCACGGGCTCCAGGTGCACGACGTCCGCGCGCAGCCCGCGGGGCGCGTGTTGCGCCCGGGCGGCGCCGTGCAGACCGTCGACGTCGGAGATGGCGACGCGATCCGGCTGGTGACGAGCTCCAAGGTGTGGATCGACCACAACACGCTGTCCCGGTGCGAGGACGGCCTCCTGGACGTGACGCTGGGGTCCACCGACGTGACCGTCTCCAACAACTGGTTCCACGACCACGACAAGGTCATGCTGCTGGGGCACGACGACGGCCAGCTCACCGACCGCCGGATGCGGGTCACCGTCGCGTTCAACCGCTTCGGCCCCAACGTCAACCAGCGCATGCCGAGGATCAGGCACGGCTACGCACACGTCGTCAACAACTTTTACGATGGGTGGAGGGACTACGCCATCGGAGGGAGCATGGGGCCGAGCGTCAAGAGCCAGGGCAACCTGTTCATCGCCTCCACGCCGGACAGCTCCAATGTAACGCGAAGGATGCCGGCCGGAGATGCCGCGGGGAAGGAGTGGCATTGGCACTCCGTGGGGGACTCGTTCGAGAACGGCGCCTTCTTCCAGCAGATGGGCAGCAGGGTGCGGCCGAATTACAACAGGCATCAGGCGTTCCCGGCAGCGAGCTCGAGCGTGGTGCGGTCTCTGACCAAGGACGCTGGTGCTCTGAGGTGCTCCGCCAGGTCCGCCTGCTGA